The sequence CGCCTGCACAGTGGGGATGTGTTGGAGATTTTAAGTGCCCCGCAGCAAAAGCCCTCTAAGGACTGGTTGAAGTTTGCAGTGAGTTCTCGGGCTAAGAGCAAGATTCGTTTCTATATCAAACAGGAACAGCGTGAAAAAAGTATTCAACTGGGAAAGGAGCTTTTAGAAAAAGAGTTCGAAAAATATTCCATTTCCTCCTCAAAATATTTAAAGGGCCCGGAGTTTGACCAGGCTTTGCAAGACTTGGGTTACAATCAACAGGATACCCTTTTAATGAATATCGGTTATGGAAAAATAACTCCCCATTCCGTGCTTCTTCGCCTCCTGCCTGAAGATCTCATTAAAGATAAAATTATTTCCCCTAAGCAGGAGGGTTTTCTTTCCAAGATTTTCAAAAAAGTACAAGCTCGCGGAAAAAGTGCCGTACAAGTGGGAGGGTATAACGATATTTTGGTTGCCTTGGCCAAGTGTTGTAGCCCACTTCCTGGCGATCCTATTGTTGGATTTATTACTCGTGGGCGTGGGGTAACGGTGCATGTTGCGGATTGCCCAAAAGTACTTGCTACCGACTCGGAAAGAAAGGTGGATGTAGCATGGCAATCGGTCAGCGGACAATTGCATCAGGCAAAGCTTAAGGTGGTAAGTTCTGACCGTCCTGGTTTGTTAGCTTCAATGACCAAACTCATTGCCAATGACGGTATTAATATCTCTCAGGCCTCTATCCGGACTACAAACGATCAAAAAGCAATCAACATTTTTGAGGTAGAAATCAAAGACGTGATGCAGTTGAAATCTATGATGAAATCTCTGGAAAGGGTAAGCGGAGTAATGAGTGTGGAGAGAATTCGGAGTTGACCCGAAAGCCCTCAGGCTGCTTTGCGAACGAAGCCTGAGCGAATGCAGCGTGTACAAGCCATAATCCGTTTCGCTTGTCCTGCAATCAGGGCTTTTACGCGTTGAAGATTAGGAAAATTACGGGTGTGTGCCTTGTTGTTGGCGTGGGAGACAGTGTTTCCAGCGAGAGGTGTTTTTCCACAAATTTCACATTTACGAGACATAAAAACTCCTTAGTTTTAGAGTGTGGCGGGGTAGCATAGGCCTTAAGCCCTCGTCAAGCTTTAGGGTTATTTATTTTATGAGTCGAAAAATAGGATCAGAAGCCGAAAATTTAGTGGCCGCTTATTTGAAAAACAAGGGTTTTCAAATCTTAGAACAAAACTGGAGTTGTCGAAGGGGAGAAATTGATTTGATTGCCTCAAAGCTTTCCAAACTTTATTTTGTGGAAGTGAAGTTTAGAAGCAGCAATCAGTTTGGGTCAGGGCTTGAATCTCTCACCCCTTCTAAATTGAAAAAAATAGCCGGTGCGGCCTTATTTTATCTTCAACAAAATAAAAAAGAAAAAAATGATTTTAGTTTTGCTGCGGCCCTCGTTGAAGAAAAACAAGGTGAAAAAAGGATTGAGTTTTTTGAGTTTCCACTAGACCTTCCTCGTAATTCTTACTATTGAGCTTCGCCTATGATTCAGAAAAATCCCTTAATGTTATTCTCAGAAAAGGCAGATAAACTGCGTGAAGCCCCCTGTTTTCGTTTCAAAACCAAAGGGAAATGGAGAAGTTTATCCTGGCTTGAAGTTCGAGAGAAGATTGCCCGTTTGTCAGACTTTCTCAGTAAAATAGGGGTAAAAAAAGGGGATACGGTC comes from Deltaproteobacteria bacterium and encodes:
- a CDS encoding 50S ribosomal protein L28 codes for the protein MSRKCEICGKTPLAGNTVSHANNKAHTRNFPNLQRVKALIAGQAKRIMACTRCIRSGFVRKAA
- a CDS encoding YraN family protein, encoding MSRKIGSEAENLVAAYLKNKGFQILEQNWSCRRGEIDLIASKLSKLYFVEVKFRSSNQFGSGLESLTPSKLKKIAGAALFYLQQNKKEKNDFSFAAALVEEKQGEKRIEFFEFPLDLPRNSYY